A DNA window from Arachis duranensis cultivar V14167 chromosome 3, aradu.V14167.gnm2.J7QH, whole genome shotgun sequence contains the following coding sequences:
- the LOC107478878 gene encoding vignain, whose protein sequence is MEMKKFLLAFALSLTLLLGLSWQAEGFDFSEKDLASEDSLWELYERWRSHHTVTRSIDEKLKRFNVFKANVMHVHNTNKMDKPYKLKLNMFADLTNDEFRSSYAGSRIDHHRRFHGTLRGAKETFMYENVKDVPDSVDWRQKGAVTPVKNQGKCGSCWAFSTIAAVEGINQIKTGKLVSLSEQELVDCDNAINQGCNGGLMVYAFKYIKEKGGITTEENYPYKAVKGSCDTLKANDKAVSIDGHETVPANDEDALLKAVANQPVSVAIDAMGYDMQFYKEGVYNGTCTTHLNHGVTAVGYGVTNDGTKYWIVKNSWGDKWGEQGYFRMQRGVTQKEGQCGINMLASYPIKNSSANPTGSSSFPIDEL, encoded by the exons ATGGAAATGAAGAAGTTCTTATTAGCCTTTGCTCTGTCACTTACTCTGCTTCTCGGCTTGTCCTGGCAAGCCGAGGGCTTCGACTTCAGCGAGAAGGATCTCGCGTCGGAGGACAGCCTCTGGGAGCTCTATGAGAGGTGGAGGAGCCACCACACGGTGACTCGAAGCATCGACGAAAAACTCAAGAGATTCAATGTGTTCAAGGCCAATGTGATGCATGTTCACAACACTAACAAAATGGACAAGCCTTATAAGCTTAAGCTTAACATGTTTGCTGACTTGACCAATGATGAATTTAGGAGCTCCTATGCCGGATCAAGGATTGATCACCATAGAAGGTTCCATGGGACACTAAGAGGGGCAAAAGAAACATTCATGTATGAGAATGTTAAGGATGTTCCTGATTCTGTGGATTGGAGGCAGAAAGGTGCTGTTACTCCTGTCAAGAATCAAGGAAAATGTG GTAGTTGCTGGGCGTTTTCGACCATTGCAGCGGTCGAAGGAATCAACCAAATCAAGACAGGAAAGTTAGTATCATTGTCTGAACAAGAACTTGTGGATTGTGACAATGCAATCAATCAAGGGTGCAATGGTGGCCTAATGGTGTATGCTTTCAAGTACATCAAGGAAAAGGGTGGCATAACAACAGAGGAGAACTACCCTTATAAAGCAGTAAAAGGATCATGTGACACATTAAAG GCTAATGATAAAGCCGTGTCGATCGATGGCCACGAGACTGTCCCTGCGAACGACGAAGATGCGTTGCTTAAAGCCGTTGCGAACCAGCCTGTGTCTGTAGCCATAGATGCCATGGGCTATGATATGCAGTTCTACAAAGAG GGAGTATATAACGGAACTTGTACCACACATCTAAACCATGGTGTGACCGCAGTTGGGTACGGCGTAACCAACGACGGAACCAAGTATTGGATTGTTAAGAATTCATGGGGAGATAAATGGGGAGAACAGGGTTACTTCAGAATGCAAAGGGGAGTAACTCAGAAGGAAGGACAATGTGGCATAAATATGTTGGCTTCATACCCAATCAAAAACTCCTCTGCTAACCCAACAGGATCTTCATCTTTTCCCATTGATGAACTTTGA